The sequence below is a genomic window from Pogoniulus pusillus isolate bPogPus1 chromosome 10, bPogPus1.pri, whole genome shotgun sequence.
TCCCTGCTCATGGACTAAGGGCTTACAACAATCCCCTCGACCTAATGGGAAGAGCACTACTCCCTTTAATCAGGGAGTATGGAAACGATCCTCCCCCAGTCTTCTGTATATTGGGAATGTATATGCATCCCCaatacacaggaatgcatctttTTAGTTTTACTACTCCTAGCAGGAATTTAGCTTTGTTATCCAGAAACTTTGTTTCTTTGAAAGGCTAAGTCGCAGGCTGAGAGACATCTCCAGCAGACAGACACCAGGGAGCTGACAAACCTCAGGAACACAGAGAGACACACACCTTACAGGAAGCATTTTTCTCCCATCTTGCCCTCTGTACTTATCTGTAAACCCTTAGCTTGCTGTGTTCTTAGAATAAAGCCACCTTTATCACAGTTCTCCAGACACAACGTACCATGTCCCTCCTGTCACATTTCACTCCAACCATACCCTTTTAAAGGATGGACTGAAAAGCATCACTGCCATTTTTTCGAGAGGCACATGGAAGATTACTGCCCTCAGTTCCAGAGGAAGTCTCACAGCATCAGGTGATGGGAAAGGTTTGACAACCGTTTACTACGGAATTTTTCAAAGCATTTAACCACAGAAATCACAGGTCTTAACTGGATTAGCAAcatgaaacaaaaatattttttccctcaTGAAGAATGAAATACGATAGATTTTTTTGTGGAAAGAATGACTACTATTTATTCCTCGTGACAAATGGGAAAGCAGACGTCTTTGTGAGGCTTTGAAAGACAAAAGTGAGATGAGAAATGAGCTGACAGTGACAGGGTactgctgcaaaggaaaatCAGGAaattggtttttcttttttaatcccaAAACATTAAGAACCAAGAAGTGACGTGAACAGTTGTGTACGCTGGGCTGCATATAACCTTGCTTTGTCATGCTCAAAGACATGTATTTTTCATTAACTGCACAACATGTAAGTTAATCAAAACCTGTTTATAGAATTATCTTGGCATGCCAATGTAAATGCTAAATATTAAGATTTGCTAACATTACTTTAACTCTTACTATGCCCTGCTACTGACTAATACACTACTAAGAGTCTCGATACAGACAAACATGAAATTAAATGTTGTGATAAATGAAAGGGTAAAAACTGTCTGTCATTATAAGGCTATAAAGCCAACACAGCACTCACTGAAAGTATCCACCATCAGATCCTGTCATTGAGATATGACTACAGCTGGGGAAATCACCCCAAAACATCTCTGAAATTCTGGTTACATGGTATTTTTAACAGTGAGCCACTAATTGTTTACTTTATTCCTTTTGGAGACTGTGGGTGATAAAGTAAAAGGCAATTAATTAATCGTCAAGCAAAGCATTCTAGGACACTTACTCATCAGGGCACAAACAGAGGTGGTACTTAACGCAACTGAAAGCTACAGGGTATACCTGCAGGACAAGGCACTATCCCAGGAAGCAGCACTCTGGAGAAGACCTTAGTAAGTAAAGCTTTATATTAAGAGTTTAGTATAAGTGAAGCCATTTTTGGAGGCACAGGCATTAAATGTGATAAAAGCTGCTCTTAGCTAAAATGCATTAGACACTCCAGACTAACAGGAAAAGTGATAGAAACTGTGAAAGGTTTAAACAAgacaacatgagaagaaaaaaaatattgaaaacATTTCTATTAAATATTTAAGAAACTGCAGGTTTCAATCAGGCTGCTTGATAGGATGACTTCATCAGCCTATCAGTTTTTTAAAATACCTTAACTGTCTTTAAAAGGCTCTTCAGTGAAACAGACTAATGTACAACAGAATTCAATGCACAGAAACGTGAACAGGAGAACCTCTAACATCAGAAGGCTGGTGGGAATTATAATGGACAAAAATATGAATAGATTACAATTCTGTTAATTTTCATCCTTCTGCTGTAAACAGAAAAATAAGGAACACCTTTGCATCCAAACTacactgaagggaaaaaaaagaacacgaCTTCATTTCAAGACATCAGAAGTCTTCTGAGACAGCCACGTTATTCAGTGTTAATCCAGTGAAGACTTACTTAAGATGTGATAGTGAGTCCTCAGACCATGCTTTCTGCTGACTTCAAAGCTGAAATGCTATTTCACATCAGTATCTCAACAAAGTACAAAAGGCTCACACTGTGGCTCTGCAGTGTCAGCAAACCCTGTGCCCTCAACTGTTTCTTCTGTTAAACAAAATTTGGCCACAGTATGCTTTGCACTTTTGCTGCACTCTAGCTATGAGACATAAAATTACCAAGAGAACTGCTGTGGACATCTGCTTACTCTGCCTGAAGTCTTTCTGAAAAAGTCTCAACTAGCTGTGGAAGACTTTTGCGTTTAAAGTTCTTGTAGATCTCCTAAGGCTTGCAAACCTTctagcttttttttcttttcagccaCCAAAGTTAAAACCAAACGTTCCCTGGTGCGAATCCATACAGGGAAGCAATGTTAACATGATTAAAAAATCAACATGCTTGGCACAAAACACACAGCTGATGATGCGTAGGTTGAGCATCACCATCCTAATATGCATGGTCCCAAGTAACAGAGATCTGATAGACAAAGATGATGTCAGTGCTGTTACAAAAAGACAGTCTCTCACTACAAGGAAAAGAGCCTTTGTCCCTCTCCATGAAAAGCTGGAAGCACTGCTTTAGGGgaaccagctgctgccagttaTCAAAAAAGCAGACTGATGTCCTAGAACATAAAGCTTTGGCTTCCTCACAATAATAGACCCCCAGAGATTGACAATATGAACCaaagatatcacagaatcacagaatagcttgggctggaagggaccttaaaggtcacctaatccaaccccctgcagtgagcagggacgtCTACAGTGGAGAGTCTTAAAATTTCACTTATGTTTGATATAGAAAAGAGTTAAAAGTGAATGTCTAGATTATGGTTCAGCATTATTTCAGGGAGTAACTGATGATGCAATCTGTCACTTTATGGATGTTTTATGTAGTATATTATTACCTGCATTTTCTATCAGCACACAGGTCTCAGTTTAAAAAACCCTGAAGTGAAAGAGACAAAAGAACTAGCCTCATTAAGTGTCATGAAAGCTGCAGCACGCCACGCTCTGTTTTCTCAGCATTCCTGATCAATAAGCAAAACAGGGTAGCTTAGATTCCAACATTGTTTTTTACACTACCTAATCTCAAAATTattttcatagactcatggcAGTTTAAATTTCTGCAACTAGTAGCAGACACGTTCTCACAAACTGTGAGGGTAACAAGTTACAAAACACGAGCCCAGTCCAACTGTACAACTGCTTGTCCCTACCCTGGTATTTTTCTCTTTGTAAGCTAAGACTGTAAAAAGTAACAATAATTACTTGAACCGTTTCCTGACGGTGAAAAAAAGTACCCTATCACTCCCCCACCCCTCATACACAAATACTTGCCATACCTACTATGAAAACTTCTGCATCATTTGATTAGATCAAGTTTTCCAAACCACCATtgtttaaagaagaaaataaccAGCAGTCATAACCCTCATTTCCTTTGGCATCAGATgtgaacacagtgctcactaCTAAGTTTATCCACCTCATTATTACGAACACTGTTTATTATGAAGAAAATACACTACAGTTTCACAATCTACAGTGTGAATATAGAAACATAACGTGGCCtttgaagtatttttttctaAACCTTTGAAGTACACCTATCTGCTCCAAAGAGCTGCATTATTTAAGAGATTAGGTCGATTTCTGTGCTCTTCTCAATAGTAGCAACAGATCGGTCCCCAAGCTATCCCTGCTTGTCTCTATCCTGATTAAAAATCGTTCTCGTCATGGCATTTGGACCTAAATAAGTAACTAGCTGTAattttttctttcattgctCAGATGCACTTGGGAAACCTactagaaaagaagaagaaagaattacACATGAGACATCCAGATCTAGACACCTGGAAAAATGGATGCGTGAGGGATGTCTGTGTAGAATTAAGACCCGTTTTGCATCAACTGGTCAAAACTACCGTTAGACCCCTAACAGGCGTCCCTAGTAAGGGCCGTTTCCCACCTGACACGAGTACCgcgggcagtcgccgcccccatCACGGCTGCGAAGAGCAAGCACGGGGCTGTCGGCTCGAGATACATGCGGAGGCCCCCTGAAAGGCAGCGAGGCCTCCTCGAAACCCACCGCCCCCCAGGTGAGGTGGGGCCCAGACACCGTCAGCACGGAGCCCCCGGCGGTGGGGCACGCCCGCCGCGGCAGCTTCCCTGCCGTCTGCCCCGGGAGCGCCCCCGCCTCCCGCCAGCGCCGCCCGAAAAGCGGAGGGTAGCCGAGGGGCGGTGCAGAGCCCCTCGCCCGGCACGGCGGCTTCTGCCGAGGGACCCCTCCCGCCCCGGCGTCTCACCGGGCCCGTAGAACTTGCTGCCTTTGGTCACGTCGAAGACTTTGCCGTTGACAGCCAGGAGGATGCGAGGGTTGCGGGCCCCGTCGAACTCGCGCAGCTGCTCCAGTGAGAAATCTCGCCGCTTCATCCGCGGCAGAGCGGCGGCCTGGCTCTGCCGAGCCTCGCCCCCCGGCCCGCTCCGCGTCCCCCAGAGCAGGTACAGCCGGTAGGCCGCCAGCAGCGCCAGCGCCAGCAGCCCCACGTTCAGCAGAATCTCACCGCCCACCACCGCCGCTGCCGTACCGGCCGGCGGCTCCCCCGCGCCCCCGCTCCCTAGGCCGCCGTCGCTGCTCCCTTCAGTCCTTAGTCTGCCATCCCCATCGTCCGCCATCACTGCCAGGCCAGCGCCCGCCCGCCCcgcggctccgccccgctcGCGCCCGCAGAGACGCCAGGAGGCGGTGGCGGCCGCCGCGCCGCGCCCCCGCCACCGCCCGCGGCTCTCCGCTTCCCATTGGCTCCCGGCCGCGGCGGCACCGCCCCTGGCAGGCTGGCGCCCAGCCGGCGAACGGGGCACGGGCACGCCCCGCCCGCCCAACGGCCCCGCCTCTCGCGAGAGGCGCCGCTGCTCCGAGTGCGCCTGCGCCGCTCCCGGGCGCGCTCCCGGCGCGGCCAGGTGGCGGTGGcggtggctggggctggggagcaggcgGGAGCGCAGCCTTCGTCCTGCTCTCGTCACCGCCGCTCCGGCCCGCTCGTGCCGCGCTCTGGGGCGCGTCCCCACCGCCGCTCCCTCGGCCTCCCCTCCCTCGGCCGCCCCTCTGCTGTCGctctgcaggagagagagggtgaCGGCGCCTGCCGCAGCCAGCGCGCAGAGCGCGGCCCGGAGGCGGGGCGGTGCGGGGGCATTCGGCGCGGCGCGACTGGACGCGCCGGGCATgcggagctgggctgcagcacgccccgcctgccgccgccgctggcTAAAGGGTCGAAGGCCGGCGGTTTTGGCCACCGTGTTGTAGCCACGTTGTTCTGCCCGCATTCGGCGGTTGCTGAGTAAGCGACACGTCTGCAGAGCCTGGGTCTTGCTGCCCGCTTGAGTGAAGGCAGGCGTGCCCCTGAGGTGACGAAGCGACCAGGCTTGGAGGGAAACCTCTGGAGGTAGCTGAAGGGACCGTTTGGTGCACCTCAGTGCTTAGGGTAAATAAAGCCTTCCATTTCTGGCTGTGAGAAAACAGGATGATTATTAGCAGGAGGCTGATCCTCTGGAATTACTCCTTGTGCTGTGAGATACTGCAGTGACAGCATTTAGATGGCTTTAAGTATAGCTTGTTAAGTACAGGCCGTGCCAGGGAGCGAGTCTGTTTAGTTCTGTAAGAAAAGATTTAAAGCTTTTATTATTTTCAGGGAAAGAGTGGGTTCAAATGTATCATCTCAGAACATCATCTGCAGGGAAGACAAAGACCTGGCCAGAATTTAGCCTGTTTGTGCTCTCTGTCTTGTGGATGTGTTCCAAGCAGAACTAACGGAGGAGCTGCTGTACAAATGTGTCACTTGGCCTCGAGGTTGTGAGCCAGGGGCAGCCACTCTCCCTGCGGTTGGATGTGATACAAGGAGTACTTTGGACCTGGGAACCGTGGGTACTCCACGTCAGTGGTGCTGAAGCATCACTGCTTGGGAACGTCAGCTTTTGGAATAATTCACAGTTACGTCTCTCAGCTGCAAAAGTTGGAGAACTGAAATCACAAAGGCTGGTAGAAAGGGCAAGAAACTTAATTAagtggaaaaggaaaataacgATACTTAATATTTACATAGAGTGCTGTGtttgtggggaggcctgtggatgtggtctatctggacttcagcaaggcctttgacactgtcccccacagcaaactgctggctaagctgtcagcccatggcttggatggcaacactctgtgctgggttaggaactggctggagggccagacccagagagtggtggtgaatggtgccacatccagctggcggctgtcactagtggtgtccctcagggatctgtgctgggccccatcctctttaacatcttcatagatgatctggatgagggcatcgagtcagtcatcagcaagtttgcagatgacaccaagctgggggcagatgtggctgggttggagggcagaagggctctgcagcaggaccttgactgcctggacagatgggcagagtccaatgggatggcattcaatagctccaagtgcagggtgctgcactttggccacaacaaccccatgcagagatacaggctggggtcagagtggctggagagcagccagacagagaggggtctgggggtactgattgatacccgcctgaacatgagccagcagtgtgcccaggtggccaagagagccagtggcatcctggcctgcatcaggaatggtgtggtcagcaggagcagggaggtcattctgcccctgtactctgcactgcttagaccacaccttgagtactgtgttcagttctgggccccccagtttaggagggacgttgagatgcttgagcgtgtccagagaagggcgacgaggctggtgagaggccttgagcacagccctacgaggagaggctgagggagctgggattgtttagcctggagaagaggaggctcaggggtgaccttattgctgtctacaactacctgaagggtggctgtggccaggaggaggttgctctcttctctcaggtggccagcaccagaacgagaggacacagcctcaagctacgccaggggaaatttaggcttgaggtgaggagaaagttcttcactgagagagtcactggacactggaatgggctgcccggggaggtggtggagtcgccgtccctggggctgttcaagacaaggttggacatggcacttggtgccatggtctagccttgagctctgtgatgaagggttggacttgatgatctgtgatgtctcgtccaaccctgatgatactgtgatactgtgttttcAATACCCTGTGCAATGATTAGATGCTTAGTCTTCTGACCTCTGACCCAGTTCAGTAATAACTACGTCTGTAAGGAAACAGGATGAAGTTCTTGCAAGGTAAAGACCTGCAGTTAGAATACTGCTACTATTCCTCCCAACCAAGCAGGCTCTTTTTAATATGTGTATAAGTAAACACTATTAAGAAAGTGCTTTTATTTCAACAAGTTACAGCTTGATTGTGGTTAACAATGGGTTTTATCACCAAATCATAACATGTCTGGGCACAGGTCAGAAAAAGATGGAGTTGCACTCTTCCAGGTATTCATCCCTCATGAATTTAATTTAGGTTTTCCACAACATCTTGCTGTGTTCTCTGCACTGCCTTTATATTTTAAGGACAGGTTTAGAAAACACAAATAGTAAGATTTGTGAAGTACTTTCACTCATCTTTCCACCAAGATCTTATCTCTAAATTCACACAGACTGATTAAATAATTCTAGACACTTCTTTAACAGCATGTCATTTTCCCCTGCTAAATGTAGCATTCTGCCTTGTTCTGGAAGCAGTGCTTTCAGAAGTCAGTGTGATCCTAGCCTTCATTCATCTGTTCTGGATGCCTTCTGAAGTGATTCTGTTGGTACCTGGCCTTGGCTAGGATACCTCAGTTTACTTCTGTGAGTCTTGGGTCTAGCACAGCAAAATGGTGGCTATTTTTGACCCTCAGATAGTAGCTGGAAACCAATGAGTTCAAGGAATCTGTCTTAAAGAAATGTTTAATTAAATTCATTTGAAAGACCAAGTTTAGAAGAATTTTGCTTGAAAGAATTAAGCACTAGAAAATAGATAAATAGATTAGAAAGAGTACAATCCATTTACTGAATATAATAAAGTATAGTTGGTTTAGAGTATTTCCAAATCTAACAGATAAACACCACTGAAAATGCATAGGTTCCAAGCAGGAGAAACACTGATTGCTCCTGTGTTCATGTACACCTCAGACAAGTCCAGGTATGTAGTGCCAAGGCAGTTGAAGTTGCAGTGCAGCCACAGGCACTTTCTGTGCCAGAACCATCATTAGATGACACAGATAGTCATGATCTCCTACCTCAAATATGACAAGCAAATGTCTTCCCATCTTGGGCAGACTAGTTTCAACAGCAGCTAAATATTACTCTGCTAAATATTTGCCTGCCAGAAGTATAtcacaaaaaaacctcaacaatTTTTCCATCTGTACTGCTTCCAGTATTCCTCGCCTGTCCTTAGTTTGCCAGGACAAAAACTATGTGCATGTAAATTGTGAAAGTTATGCTCTAAAGGAGACCCAGAAGTTACACTATAGTGTTGCTTCCACTGATCATTTATGTGCACTTTTTGGTGATTCTTTTGGTGTGAACAGATCTTGCTTTGATCCATGACTGAGGAGCCCAGGTACTGCCAATGTATAGAATTGTATCAGTGGAGTAATTAGAGCAGGGTGATTAGAGGAGTGAAGGGAGTATCAGGCATTCCAGGtcacatgtgaaaaaaaaacacctcagcATTTTCCATATTCTGAAATTAATTTGTACAGATTTGATCTGAAAGGCAAAGCAGTACTACTTGCATATCAGCTCCCCATAAAAAGTTCAGTGAGCCCTAAaaaaacatgaggaggaggagtatTACCATGAATCTAATTATGTATGTTACAGCTTTTGCTGTTCTTAAGTAATTATTTAATTTTATACATAATTTTCCCAAAGAAAATGTGAAGAATACCTCAAAAATGATCAATTTGTTGTTATATTCATCTGCAGTCTCATCTGTTGTTATACATTTATCCTCTGGTTTCTGGAGGGTAATAGCCATTAACTTTCATAGCGGTTTCTCTGCTGTATCTGTCATGGTTTGTTCTagcaagagaaagaaacagcagaagcagTAGTAAAGTTGTTGCTGACAGGTGTTAGGTGTTCAGTGTTTTTCTACATCAGTAAGCATTTTTTTCAGAGTAGAGCCTTCTGTGTTATGATGCATCATAGACTATGACTGACTGTTGCACCTTTGTCCCAAGAATGTCACAGATAGATCCTTCTGTGCCAAGATAACCTGGctactggatgagggaaaggctgctgATGTTGTATTCCTAGACTTTAGaaaagcctttgatactgttTCCCACAAAAGTCTTGCAGACAAATTGGctactcatggcttggatgggcaCACTGCCTCGGGGATAAAGCACTGAGTGGACAGGAGgtcccagagagtggtggtcaacAGAGTTcagtccagttggcagctgggcactagtggtgttcctcagggatctgtgttgggactgcttctttttaacatctttgttgacaaccttgattcaggcatagagagtgtcatcagtaagtttgcagatgacaccaagttagatGGCAGCATTGATTTgagtgagggtagagaggctcttcagagggacttggatagacttagatcaatgggccaacattGATGgcatgagtttcaacaaggccaaatgccagatcctgcacttgggtgacaacaactccaagcaatgctacaggcttggggcagtgtggctggagagctgcctgggagaaagggatctgggggttgtaataggcaggagctgaatatgagccagcagtgtgcccaggtggacaagaaggCCAAAAATGctgtgattgtccccttggtgactgtccccttggacttgTCTTTGGTGattccacaccttgagtacagtgttcagttttgggcacagcaatacaagagagatgtggaggtgctggagagatccagaggagggcaacaaagctggggaaaggcctagagaataaatatgaggagtggctgaggaagctggagatgcttcgtttgaggaagaggaggctgaagggagatctcatggctgtctacaactagctaaaggaacattgtggagaggctggagctggtctcttctcacaggtcgttggagacagaacaagggggaatggcctcaagctgaggctgggtagatttagattggatgttaggaaaaggtttttcatgaggagagtggtcaggcgctggaatcagctgcccagggtggtggtagaGTCACCCACCCTTGatatgtttaagggttgtttggatgtacTTAGAGGCATGGTTTAAATTGAATCTCACTGAGTacagttataggttggacttggtgttcctgagggtcttttccaacctgaatgtttctgtgattctgtgatcagttgCCACCTGCTTTGTTAGCTCCACATGTAGTAGTTCTCTCATATTTTATATTGGAAAGAAGCAGGTAGGATGCTTCTCGATGACTTTTCCATTAGGAGATGAATACCTCAGCTCAGTTGTGTTcttcactttttcttttcaaacactgCTTATTACAGTGTCTGGAAAGAAAACTGAACTGAGTGGAAAGCACTCAGTGCAAACAGAAATGGCTCCAGTAAAAG
It includes:
- the PGRMC2 gene encoding membrane-associated progesterone receptor component 2, encoding MADDGDGRLRTEGSSDGGLGSGGAGEPPAGTAAAVVGGEILLNVGLLALALLAAYRLYLLWGTRSGPGGEARQSQAAALPRMKRRDFSLEQLREFDGARNPRILLAVNGKVFDVTKGSKFYGPEGPYGIFAGRDASRGLATFCLDKDALRDEYDDLSDLNAVQMESVREWEMQFKDKYDYVGRLLKPGEEPSEYTDEEDTKDHTKQE